The Urbifossiella limnaea genome has a window encoding:
- a CDS encoding DUF3299 domain-containing protein, with product MRLLAPLVAVFLAAPAPAGVYDAAADPPPLPSRWAGFLPDHRALRAAATDRPVDSLRADFLATADRLKKLDRPLTADESADLGAALLRVGKATDAVAVLRPAARRFPDHFRTAANLGTAWQLAGDLDQTAAALADAVRLAPEKLRRAEEFHLKLVRLRLAEGRAAQRPTAPDDLFGVRFSEKLDPAERAKLPADDVAIVQSLTLALPADGRLLWLLGELANAHGDVRTAAAILDGCVTEFNLSAPDLRAHRAAYRAAADALARQPGHDGHRGTIVFRSARPLARRFDTSVLPPVRADRPNPLPWGLLAETELGGKEPAFPRHLLALDGKPVVLTGFVQPPGDAEQFGSFLLLEYPVGCWFCETPDPARVVAVELPPGVRFGRRAGLVKVTGTLTLNRTDPEDYPVRVTAARVGEPE from the coding sequence ATGCGCCTCCTCGCGCCTCTCGTCGCCGTTTTTCTCGCCGCCCCGGCCCCCGCGGGCGTGTACGACGCCGCCGCCGACCCGCCGCCGCTGCCGAGCCGCTGGGCCGGCTTTCTCCCCGACCACCGCGCCCTCCGCGCGGCCGCGACCGACCGGCCCGTCGATTCCCTCCGCGCCGACTTCCTGGCGACCGCCGACCGCCTGAAGAAACTCGACCGGCCGCTCACCGCCGACGAATCCGCCGACCTCGGCGCCGCGCTCCTGCGCGTCGGGAAAGCCACCGACGCGGTCGCGGTGTTGCGGCCGGCCGCGCGGCGGTTCCCGGACCACTTCCGCACGGCGGCGAACCTCGGCACCGCGTGGCAGTTGGCCGGCGACCTCGACCAGACCGCAGCCGCCCTCGCCGACGCCGTCCGGCTCGCGCCGGAGAAACTCCGCCGCGCCGAGGAGTTCCACCTGAAGCTCGTCCGCCTACGGCTCGCTGAGGGCCGCGCCGCCCAGCGGCCGACCGCCCCCGACGACCTGTTCGGTGTCCGCTTCTCGGAGAAGCTCGACCCTGCCGAGCGGGCGAAACTGCCGGCCGACGACGTGGCCATCGTCCAATCTCTGACGCTCGCGCTCCCGGCCGACGGCCGCCTCCTCTGGCTGCTCGGTGAACTGGCGAACGCCCACGGCGACGTGCGCACCGCGGCGGCGATCCTCGACGGCTGCGTCACCGAGTTCAACCTGTCGGCGCCGGACCTGCGGGCGCACCGCGCCGCCTACCGCGCCGCGGCCGACGCCCTGGCGCGCCAGCCCGGTCACGACGGGCACCGCGGCACGATCGTCTTCCGCTCCGCGCGACCGCTCGCCCGCCGGTTCGACACGTCGGTCTTGCCGCCGGTCCGCGCCGACCGGCCGAACCCGCTGCCGTGGGGGCTGCTGGCCGAGACGGAACTCGGCGGCAAGGAACCCGCCTTCCCGCGGCACCTCCTCGCCCTCGACGGCAAGCCGGTGGTGCTGACCGGGTTCGTGCAGCCGCCCGGCGACGCCGAACAGTTCGGCTCCTTCCTGCTGCTTGAGTACCCGGTCGGCTGCTGGTTCTGCGAGACGCCCGACCCGGCGCGGGTGGTGGCGGTCGAGTTGCCGCCGGGGGTGCGGTTCGGCCGCCGGGCCGGGCTGGTGAAGGTGACCGGCACGCTGACGCTCAACCGCACCGACCCGGAGGACTACCCCGTCCGAGTGACCGCGGCGCGGGTCGGGGAGCCGGAGTAA
- a CDS encoding TIGR02996 domain-containing protein, with translation MDEAAFLYAILDSLDDDTPRLMFADWLDDFAERVRCRVCFKRKYSRNCRMYGWERYVPNSPARRAEFIRVAALRGEGKTSKQISTVTAISFLTVRHYLDGAPQPN, from the coding sequence ATGGACGAAGCTGCCTTCCTCTACGCGATACTTGACAGCCTCGACGATGACACGCCTCGGCTGATGTTCGCGGACTGGTTGGACGACTTCGCCGAGCGTGTTCGCTGCCGGGTTTGCTTCAAGCGGAAATACTCTCGCAACTGCCGCATGTACGGGTGGGAGCGCTACGTCCCGAACAGCCCCGCGCGCCGCGCGGAGTTCATTCGGGTTGCCGCCCTCCGGGGTGAAGGTAAGACGTCCAAGCAGATCAGCACGGTAACCGCAATTAGCTTCCTCACGGTCCGTCACTACCTTGACGGCGCCCCGCAACCCAATTGA
- a CDS encoding HNH endonuclease — translation MEVVIGVAVFAGTVVAIIAGVVIHHTNKISKLKAAIWAKRVDLSRRLEILFTVQPCFKCYEYTMGLIEVSPNCRSIRYQCLHCKKKSQAPAGSPEAVGIAVLITDIHSLAGKYNKEMEAFGRKDRMEEGVAGVVFNAPVPPLPYEQTSRTPIPEAVRSEVWRRDKGCCVQCGTKQNLQFDHIIPVSQGGATTVANLQLLCQPCNGAKSNKI, via the coding sequence ATGGAAGTGGTCATCGGGGTAGCAGTGTTTGCGGGGACAGTCGTCGCAATTATCGCTGGAGTCGTGATTCACCACACAAACAAGATAAGCAAACTGAAAGCGGCTATTTGGGCGAAGAGAGTAGATCTTAGCAGAAGGCTGGAAATCCTGTTCACGGTTCAGCCTTGTTTTAAGTGCTATGAGTACACAATGGGACTAATAGAAGTTAGCCCGAACTGTCGATCGATACGCTACCAATGTCTCCATTGTAAGAAGAAGTCGCAGGCGCCCGCCGGCTCGCCGGAAGCTGTTGGTATTGCCGTACTGATTACTGATATCCACTCGCTTGCGGGAAAGTACAACAAGGAAATGGAGGCGTTCGGTCGAAAAGACAGGATGGAGGAAGGCGTGGCAGGCGTGGTGTTTAACGCTCCAGTGCCACCCCTGCCCTACGAACAGACGAGTCGAACCCCGATTCCCGAGGCAGTTAGGAGTGAAGTATGGCGGCGTGACAAGGGGTGCTGCGTTCAGTGCGGTACTAAGCAGAACTTACAATTCGATCACATCATTCCAGTGTCGCAGGGCGGCGCTACTACGGTGGCAAACCTCCAGTTGCTGTGTCAGCCATGTAACGGAGCGAAAAGCAACAAAATCTAG
- a CDS encoding sugar phosphate isomerase/epimerase family protein, whose protein sequence is MPTDLTRRAWLAGTAAAVAATPTMSQPTPPLPFKFCLNTSTVRNAEGQSRPIVELIDIAAKAGYSAIEPWMGEVEAYTRGGGTLRELNKRFADAGLEVPDVIGFAEWIVEDADRRRKGLEQARREMGMVAELGGRRMAAPPVGATGGQSKRDDPKFTQSVIDLLAAADRYRALADVGRAAGVTPVVEVWGFSRTLKRLGEAVLIAAESQAPGGCVLPDTYHLYKGGSDAAGLALLSPAAIGIFHANDYPRIERDRITDADRVYPGDGVGPVRETFARLRAMNYTGFVSLELFNREYWRQDPHRVAATGLAKMKAAAGA, encoded by the coding sequence GTGCCGACCGACCTCACCCGCCGGGCGTGGCTCGCCGGCACCGCCGCGGCCGTCGCCGCCACCCCCACCATGAGCCAACCCACCCCCCCCCTGCCCTTCAAGTTCTGCCTCAACACCAGCACCGTCCGCAACGCCGAAGGGCAGTCGCGGCCGATCGTCGAACTGATCGACATCGCCGCGAAGGCGGGCTACTCGGCCATCGAGCCCTGGATGGGCGAAGTCGAGGCGTACACCCGCGGCGGCGGCACCCTCCGCGAGCTGAACAAGCGGTTCGCCGACGCCGGGCTCGAAGTGCCGGACGTGATCGGCTTCGCCGAGTGGATCGTCGAGGACGCCGACCGGCGGCGGAAGGGGCTCGAACAGGCCCGCCGGGAGATGGGGATGGTGGCCGAGCTCGGCGGCCGGCGGATGGCCGCGCCGCCGGTCGGCGCCACCGGCGGGCAGAGCAAGCGCGACGACCCGAAATTCACGCAGTCGGTCATCGACCTCCTCGCCGCCGCCGACCGCTACCGGGCGCTCGCCGACGTCGGCCGCGCGGCCGGGGTCACGCCCGTGGTGGAAGTGTGGGGCTTCTCGCGGACTCTGAAGCGGCTCGGCGAGGCGGTGCTGATCGCGGCCGAGAGCCAGGCGCCCGGTGGGTGCGTGCTGCCGGACACGTACCACCTCTACAAGGGTGGCTCCGACGCCGCCGGGCTGGCGCTGCTGAGCCCGGCGGCGATCGGCATCTTCCACGCCAACGACTACCCGCGCATCGAACGCGACCGCATCACCGACGCCGACCGCGTGTACCCCGGCGACGGCGTCGGCCCGGTGCGCGAGACGTTCGCCCGGCTGCGGGCCATGAACTACACGGGATTCGTGTCGCTGGAACTGTTCAACCGGGAGTACTGGCGGCAGGACCCGCACCGCGTCGCGGCCACCGGTCTGGCGAAGATGAAGGCCGCGGCCGGGGCATGA
- a CDS encoding glycosyltransferase family 2 protein codes for MRTLTAIPVYNEARHVADVLARTRRYAPDILVVNDGSTDGTAALLDREPGILRVDHPRNRGYGAALQSAFAFALAGGYDVLVTMDCDGQHEPARIPVLLEAIHDADVVSGSRYYRDFRQDTPAPTDRRFINASVTAELNDRYHLDITDAFCGFKAYRREALEKLRITEDGWGMPLQLWVQAARQGLRVKEIGVPRLYLDPTRAFGGVMNDPEARLAYYRRVLADAERDELPVAACSESCG; via the coding sequence ATGCGCACCCTGACTGCCATCCCGGTCTACAACGAGGCCCGGCACGTCGCCGACGTGCTCGCCCGCACCCGCCGGTACGCGCCCGACATCCTCGTCGTCAACGACGGCTCCACCGACGGCACCGCCGCACTGCTCGACCGCGAGCCCGGCATCCTCCGCGTGGACCACCCGCGAAATCGCGGCTACGGCGCCGCCCTCCAGAGCGCGTTCGCATTCGCGCTGGCCGGTGGGTACGACGTGCTCGTGACGATGGACTGCGACGGCCAGCACGAGCCGGCCCGCATCCCGGTGCTGCTCGAAGCGATTCACGACGCCGACGTCGTGTCCGGGAGCCGCTACTACCGCGACTTCCGCCAGGACACCCCGGCCCCCACCGACCGGCGGTTCATCAACGCGAGCGTCACCGCCGAACTGAACGACCGCTACCACCTGGACATCACCGACGCCTTCTGCGGCTTCAAGGCGTACCGCCGCGAGGCGCTGGAGAAGCTGCGGATTACCGAGGACGGCTGGGGGATGCCGCTGCAGCTGTGGGTGCAGGCGGCGCGGCAGGGGCTGCGGGTGAAGGAGATCGGCGTGCCGCGGCTGTACCTCGACCCGACCCGCGCGTTCGGCGGCGTGATGAACGACCCCGAGGCACGGCTGGCGTACTACCGCCGGGTGCTGGCCGACGCCGAGCGCGACGAGTTGCCGGTGGCGGCGTGTTCGGAGTCGTGCGGATGA
- a CDS encoding DUF1559 domain-containing protein, with the protein MSRRAFTLIELLVVIAIIAVLVGLLLPAVQKVREAAARVKCQNNLKQIGAACHMRHDAEGRFPPAVALRNNQWFHGFGGFVLPYVEQRAAFDRYRFDLKYDDPQNQPAVGVAVPVFVCPSAPGGRETTNAAGGLVYGVCDYSPIYDVDPNLIATGLLSPWSGDPTGVCAVGAGARFADILDGTSNSIAVAEVAGRPELWKNGRRAGDIQPCGWAAANGNIPINLDGWLADGSGPWGPCGVNCTNTHEIYGFHFAGASVVMADGSVRFLRTGTPITVLAALTTRAGGEVLTGGE; encoded by the coding sequence ATGTCGCGCCGGGCGTTCACACTCATCGAACTGCTGGTCGTCATCGCCATCATCGCGGTGCTGGTCGGGCTGCTGCTGCCGGCGGTGCAGAAGGTCCGCGAGGCGGCGGCGCGGGTGAAGTGCCAGAACAACCTGAAGCAGATCGGCGCCGCCTGCCACATGCGGCACGACGCCGAGGGCCGCTTCCCGCCGGCCGTCGCCCTCCGCAACAACCAGTGGTTCCACGGCTTCGGCGGGTTCGTGCTCCCCTACGTCGAGCAGCGCGCGGCGTTCGACCGCTACCGGTTCGACCTGAAGTACGACGACCCGCAGAACCAGCCGGCCGTGGGCGTGGCCGTGCCGGTGTTCGTGTGCCCGTCGGCACCCGGCGGCCGCGAGACGACCAATGCCGCCGGCGGGCTCGTGTACGGCGTCTGCGACTACTCCCCGATCTACGACGTGGACCCGAACCTCATCGCAACCGGGCTGCTGTCGCCGTGGAGCGGCGACCCCACCGGCGTGTGCGCGGTCGGCGCCGGGGCGCGGTTCGCCGACATCCTGGACGGCACCTCGAACAGCATCGCCGTCGCCGAGGTAGCGGGCCGGCCGGAACTGTGGAAGAACGGTCGGCGCGCCGGTGACATCCAGCCGTGTGGGTGGGCGGCGGCCAACGGGAACATCCCGATCAACCTCGACGGCTGGCTGGCCGACGGCTCCGGCCCGTGGGGGCCGTGCGGTGTGAACTGCACGAACACCCACGAGATCTACGGCTTCCACTTCGCCGGCGCGAGTGTGGTCATGGCCGACGGGTCGGTCCGGTTCCTGCGAACGGGCACCCCCATCACCGTGCTGGCGGCGCTGACCACCCGCGCCGGCGGCGAGGTACTGACGGGCGGTGAATGA
- a CDS encoding GTPase encodes MTDAAPEPLLRTLAPLLRGLDRRLRAWLDARRAHPLTMLQRAELEGLATDLGRQATALDVEQPLLVVMLMGGTGVGKSSLLNALAGAPIAQSSFTRPTTRDPVVYFHQSVRTDRLDPALRLCRLAQHDRPGLEQKVLVDTPDLDSNDTANRDKLLALLPVADVVLYVGSQEKYHDQLGWELFKEQRRRRAFAFVLNKWDRCLTNESGVRPDDDLIRDLKDEGFANPLLFRTTARAWVESGGAPPAGLPDGEQFTLLRNWLELGLTRLEIEAVKARGVGQLLGQVERAAAGAKPPDLSEAAAKVAETWGDVLAEEAGVQAEVLVGTLEPYQTEVEHHFSVEGQQRFRGLMAAYLRLTNVFRYAGSRIRDRNPITGRLLGGRMETPVEWNLGAFVQDCAKAAGERVLDQRSAALVSRLLVDADQRGFPVALLQERTAAVSRLDWRDRATRAVIDALAEVERQAVQPTGWRRVVRGTLGFAANTLPELALVATAAVLLWDFFVVGNTDISAFRLALIGLVPLVVIIVIHLLVLLLLPVRWPAIRGEFRRGLTGRLEAELERVYRPIPGEVSAALAAERADVDALVADTKQVADWLAERQQAARVGELYGS; translated from the coding sequence ATGACCGACGCCGCCCCCGAACCGCTCCTGCGCACCCTCGCGCCGCTGCTGCGCGGGCTCGACCGCCGGCTCCGCGCCTGGCTCGACGCCCGCCGCGCCCACCCGCTCACCATGCTCCAGCGGGCCGAGCTCGAAGGCCTCGCCACCGACCTCGGTCGGCAGGCCACCGCCCTCGACGTGGAGCAGCCGCTTCTCGTGGTCATGCTCATGGGCGGCACCGGCGTCGGGAAGAGTAGCCTGCTGAACGCCCTCGCCGGCGCCCCGATCGCACAGTCGTCGTTCACCCGCCCCACCACCCGCGACCCGGTCGTCTACTTCCACCAGTCCGTCCGCACCGACCGCCTCGACCCCGCGCTGCGGCTGTGCCGGCTGGCCCAGCACGACCGCCCCGGGCTGGAGCAGAAGGTACTCGTGGACACCCCCGACCTCGACAGCAACGACACCGCCAACCGCGACAAGCTGCTGGCGCTGCTGCCGGTGGCCGACGTGGTGCTGTACGTCGGCTCGCAGGAAAAGTACCACGACCAGCTCGGCTGGGAGCTGTTCAAGGAGCAGCGGCGGCGGCGGGCGTTCGCGTTCGTGCTGAACAAATGGGACCGCTGCCTGACCAACGAGTCGGGGGTGCGCCCGGACGACGACCTGATCCGCGACCTGAAGGACGAGGGGTTCGCCAACCCGCTGCTGTTCCGCACGACGGCGCGGGCGTGGGTCGAGTCCGGCGGGGCGCCGCCGGCCGGGCTTCCGGACGGCGAGCAGTTCACGCTCTTGCGGAACTGGCTCGAACTCGGCCTGACGCGGCTGGAGATCGAGGCGGTGAAGGCGCGCGGCGTCGGCCAGCTGCTCGGGCAGGTGGAGCGGGCCGCGGCGGGGGCGAAGCCCCCCGACCTGAGCGAGGCGGCGGCGAAGGTGGCCGAGACGTGGGGGGATGTGCTCGCGGAGGAGGCCGGGGTGCAGGCCGAGGTACTGGTCGGCACGCTGGAGCCGTACCAGACGGAGGTGGAGCACCACTTCAGCGTCGAGGGGCAGCAGCGGTTCCGCGGGCTGATGGCGGCGTACCTGCGGCTGACGAACGTGTTCCGCTACGCCGGCAGCCGCATCCGCGACCGCAACCCGATCACCGGCCGGTTGCTCGGCGGGCGGATGGAGACGCCGGTTGAGTGGAACCTCGGCGCGTTCGTGCAGGACTGCGCGAAGGCCGCCGGCGAGCGCGTGCTCGACCAGCGGTCGGCGGCGCTGGTGAGCCGGTTACTCGTGGACGCCGACCAGCGCGGCTTCCCGGTGGCGCTGCTTCAGGAACGGACCGCGGCCGTGTCGCGGCTCGACTGGCGCGACCGGGCGACGCGGGCGGTCATCGACGCACTCGCGGAGGTGGAGCGGCAGGCGGTGCAGCCGACCGGCTGGCGGCGCGTCGTGCGCGGCACCCTGGGGTTCGCCGCGAACACGCTGCCGGAGCTGGCGCTGGTGGCGACCGCGGCCGTGCTCCTGTGGGACTTCTTCGTCGTCGGCAACACCGACATCAGTGCCTTCCGGCTGGCGCTGATCGGACTCGTCCCGCTGGTCGTCATCATCGTGATTCACCTGCTGGTGCTGCTGCTGCTGCCGGTGCGCTGGCCGGCGATCCGCGGCGAATTCCGGCGCGGGCTCACGGGCCGGCTGGAGGCCGAGCTGGAGCGGGTGTACCGGCCGATTCCGGGTGAGGTGTCGGCGGCGCTGGCGGCCGAGCGGGCCGACGTGGACGCGCTCGTGGCCGACACGAAGCAGGTGGCCGACTGGCTGGCCGAGCGCCAGCAGGCGGCCCGCGTCGGCGAGCTGTACGGGTCGTGA
- a CDS encoding ATP-binding cassette domain-containing protein has product MIELDAVTVRQGAFALDGVSLAVPPGAYAVLLGPSGAGKTTLLEVIAGLRRPRAGRVLLRGTDVTRLPAAARNVGYVPQDAALFRTMTVRENLGFALAVRGADPAARVAELAGWLGLGGLLDRRAVGLSGGEAQRVALGRALAFHPDVLLLDEPLNAVDEAARAALLDLLGGLRQQRRVTVLHVTHARAEADRLADVVLELDRGGVAVRESSAP; this is encoded by the coding sequence ATGATCGAACTCGACGCCGTGACCGTGAGGCAGGGGGCGTTCGCGCTGGACGGCGTGAGCCTCGCCGTGCCGCCCGGCGCCTACGCCGTGCTCCTCGGCCCCAGCGGCGCCGGCAAGACGACGCTCCTCGAAGTGATTGCGGGCCTCCGCCGGCCGCGCGCCGGGCGCGTTCTCCTCCGGGGCACCGACGTGACGCGCCTGCCGGCTGCGGCGCGAAACGTCGGCTACGTCCCGCAGGACGCGGCCCTTTTCCGCACCATGACCGTCCGCGAGAACCTCGGCTTCGCCCTCGCCGTCCGCGGCGCCGACCCGGCCGCCCGCGTCGCCGAGTTGGCCGGGTGGCTCGGCCTCGGCGGCCTCCTCGACCGCCGGGCCGTCGGCCTCAGCGGCGGCGAGGCGCAGCGGGTGGCGCTGGGACGGGCGCTGGCGTTCCACCCGGACGTACTCCTACTCGACGAGCCGCTCAACGCCGTGGACGAGGCCGCCCGCGCCGCCCTGCTCGACCTGCTCGGCGGACTGCGACAGCAGCGGCGGGTGACGGTGTTGCACGTCACCCACGCCCGCGCCGAGGCCGACCGGCTGGCCGACGTGGTGCTCGAACTCGACCGCGGGGGTGTCGCCGTGCGGGAATCCTCGGCGCCGTAG
- a CDS encoding ATP-dependent Clp protease adaptor ClpS yields MPTATPDVLPNTDTDTQTRRQPPYAVVLHNDDLNGFAFVIGVLRVVFGYEIERCVELTLEAHEKGRSVVWIGPLEVAELKADQIHSCGPDPAAKDKGAQPLGVTVEPTA; encoded by the coding sequence ATGCCAACCGCGACCCCCGACGTGCTCCCCAACACCGACACCGACACGCAGACGCGCCGCCAGCCGCCGTACGCCGTCGTGCTCCACAACGACGACCTGAACGGCTTCGCGTTCGTGATCGGCGTCCTGCGCGTCGTCTTCGGGTACGAGATCGAGCGGTGCGTCGAGCTGACGCTGGAGGCGCACGAGAAGGGGAGAAGCGTCGTGTGGATCGGGCCGCTGGAGGTGGCCGAGCTGAAGGCCGACCAGATTCACTCGTGCGGCCCCGACCCGGCCGCGAAGGACAAGGGGGCGCAGCCGCTCGGCGTGACCGTGGAGCCGACGGCGTAG
- a CDS encoding BatA domain-containing protein, whose amino-acid sequence MEALFTHPLTMAAGAALVSAPVIIHLINRMRFRRVRWAAMEFLLKAQKRMRRKLIIEQLLLLFLRCLLVFLAGVLFARFLGFGTDEREDARATAHAVVLDDSPSMGEAILAEGRQTTPFAEAKTQITDKIAPAAAQANTPQSMDVLVLSALDTPRGVDRLNDATIGDLKDYLRPLNPSPVRVGLADGLRKAKERLDAKGDEVAKVIHVVSDLRALDWAEDGDAVKQLLTEYTAAGVRVNLIDVAYPARRDQDRQPRSGDNVGIVELRPRSRVAARGQPIDLELRLKNSGATEARDVQVRFLLHGKQNLIPTTQIPSIPPYQERTTVVTVPGIEIGEEEAKDAAKRFKVITAVLANQEPGGIAADNVRHAVVEVRPRLSVLVLEGRDQLRDSPKGDGFYLRRLFQDAFGGIEWVDGSPADLDRRDLRPFSAVYLINVPAVTESQREKLEAYVKGGGGLAFFLGPDVRPAAYRDQLYRGGAGVFPMPLPDEPSKALTPEQKLGRQLVLSKRVLTRDGGVKQHPAVSGMYQGERGGGKDAEIERYFLFANIDRYWPVKRFGKWREDQSVRELYCLPNDASVAEFEGPVRDALDKMKAKANEPKFEKYRQYLDPLDRRVRETAAGTAPLASLATYLDRLLCDQINDGDPSEPVLREFWGQPEMTDIKGEVQRLRDAVKYGDPLYLVKDFGRGRVAVFTTDAGGAHASGSWTDWPAGTGAPAWLAVMAELHKYLSGGPADENRSVGSVLDESLDATRYRPALSRSVLSIDLATALAGRDAEVQVGKAEVETMTQNKDALAFRFGKATEPGVYLFTLTALSGANNDLERPEVRALPFNVDATREGDLRRAARDDLAQQAPGVPVRSPDDTAWITNLKQKRDDFSTRRWLYLFILLALVAEQAMAVRLSRHTRPEDTELLAPSAAAAFARGTPAAAAAPPPEEPAAV is encoded by the coding sequence ATGGAAGCGCTGTTCACCCACCCGCTGACGATGGCCGCCGGGGCCGCGCTCGTGAGCGCGCCGGTCATCATCCACCTCATCAACCGGATGCGGTTCCGGCGGGTGCGGTGGGCCGCGATGGAGTTCCTCCTCAAGGCCCAGAAGCGGATGCGGCGGAAGCTCATCATCGAGCAACTGCTGCTGCTGTTCCTCCGCTGCCTGCTGGTGTTCCTGGCCGGCGTGCTGTTCGCCCGCTTCCTCGGCTTCGGCACCGACGAGCGCGAGGACGCCCGCGCCACGGCCCACGCCGTCGTGCTGGACGACTCGCCGAGCATGGGCGAAGCAATTCTCGCGGAAGGCCGGCAGACCACGCCGTTCGCGGAAGCCAAGACCCAGATCACCGACAAGATCGCCCCCGCCGCGGCGCAGGCGAACACGCCGCAGTCGATGGACGTGCTGGTGCTGTCGGCGCTCGACACGCCGCGCGGCGTGGACCGCCTCAACGACGCCACCATCGGCGACCTGAAGGACTACCTCCGGCCGCTGAACCCGTCGCCGGTGCGCGTCGGCCTCGCCGACGGGCTCCGCAAGGCGAAGGAGCGGCTGGACGCGAAGGGCGACGAGGTGGCGAAGGTGATCCACGTCGTGTCCGACCTCCGCGCGCTCGACTGGGCCGAGGACGGCGACGCCGTCAAGCAACTGCTCACCGAGTACACCGCGGCCGGCGTCCGCGTGAACCTCATCGACGTGGCCTACCCCGCGCGCCGCGACCAGGACCGCCAGCCGCGCTCCGGCGACAACGTCGGCATCGTCGAGTTGCGGCCGCGCTCCCGCGTCGCGGCGCGCGGCCAGCCGATCGACCTGGAACTCCGCCTGAAGAACAGCGGGGCCACGGAGGCGCGCGACGTGCAGGTGCGGTTCCTGCTGCACGGCAAGCAGAACCTAATCCCCACGACGCAGATTCCGAGCATCCCGCCGTACCAGGAACGGACCACGGTCGTCACCGTCCCGGGCATCGAGATCGGCGAGGAGGAGGCGAAGGACGCGGCCAAGCGCTTCAAGGTGATTACCGCGGTACTCGCCAACCAGGAGCCCGGCGGCATCGCCGCCGACAACGTGCGGCACGCCGTGGTCGAGGTTCGCCCGCGCCTCTCCGTGCTGGTGCTGGAAGGCCGCGACCAGCTGCGCGACAGCCCGAAGGGCGACGGCTTCTACCTGCGGCGGCTGTTCCAAGATGCGTTCGGCGGCATCGAGTGGGTGGACGGCTCACCCGCCGACCTGGACCGCCGCGACCTGCGGCCGTTCTCTGCGGTGTACCTCATCAACGTGCCAGCGGTCACCGAGTCTCAGCGCGAAAAGCTCGAGGCCTACGTGAAGGGCGGCGGCGGGCTGGCGTTCTTCCTCGGCCCCGACGTGCGGCCGGCGGCATACCGCGACCAGCTGTACCGCGGCGGCGCCGGCGTGTTCCCCATGCCGCTGCCCGACGAGCCGAGCAAAGCGCTCACGCCGGAGCAGAAGCTCGGCCGGCAGCTGGTGCTGTCGAAGCGCGTGCTGACCCGCGACGGCGGCGTGAAGCAGCACCCGGCCGTCAGTGGCATGTACCAGGGAGAGCGCGGCGGCGGGAAGGACGCCGAGATCGAGCGCTACTTCCTGTTCGCCAACATCGACCGGTACTGGCCGGTGAAGCGGTTCGGCAAGTGGCGCGAGGATCAGAGCGTCCGCGAGCTGTACTGCCTGCCGAACGACGCCAGCGTGGCCGAGTTCGAGGGGCCGGTCCGCGACGCCCTCGACAAGATGAAGGCGAAGGCGAACGAGCCGAAGTTCGAGAAGTACCGCCAGTACCTCGACCCGCTCGACCGCCGCGTCCGCGAGACGGCCGCCGGCACCGCCCCGCTGGCGTCGCTGGCGACGTACCTCGACCGCCTGCTGTGCGACCAGATCAACGACGGCGACCCGAGCGAGCCGGTGCTGCGCGAGTTCTGGGGCCAGCCCGAGATGACGGACATCAAGGGCGAGGTGCAGCGGCTGCGGGACGCGGTGAAGTACGGCGACCCGCTGTACCTCGTGAAGGACTTCGGCCGCGGCCGCGTGGCGGTGTTCACCACGGACGCGGGTGGGGCGCACGCCAGCGGGTCGTGGACCGACTGGCCGGCCGGTACCGGGGCGCCGGCGTGGCTGGCCGTGATGGCCGAGTTGCACAAGTACCTGTCCGGCGGCCCGGCCGACGAGAACCGCTCGGTCGGCTCCGTCCTCGACGAGTCGCTCGACGCCACGCGCTACCGGCCGGCCCTGTCGCGGTCGGTGCTGTCGATCGACCTCGCCACGGCGCTGGCCGGCCGCGACGCGGAGGTGCAGGTGGGGAAGGCCGAAGTCGAGACCATGACGCAGAACAAGGACGCGCTGGCGTTCCGGTTCGGGAAGGCGACGGAGCCGGGCGTGTACCTGTTCACGCTGACGGCGCTGAGCGGCGCGAACAACGACTTGGAGCGGCCGGAGGTGCGGGCGCTGCCGTTCAACGTGGACGCGACCCGCGAGGGCGACCTGCGCCGCGCGGCCCGCGACGACCTGGCCCAGCAGGCGCCGGGCGTGCCGGTGCGATCGCCCGACGACACGGCGTGGATCACGAACTTGAAGCAGAAGCGCGACGACTTCAGCACGCGGCGGTGGCTGTACCTGTTCATCCTGCTGGCGCTGGTCGCGGAGCAGGCGATGGCGGTGCGGCTGAGCCGGCACACGCGGCCGGAGGACACGGAGCTGCTAGCCCCGAGCGCCGCCGCGGCGTTCGCGCGCGGCACGCCCGCGGCGGCGGCGGCGCCGCCGCCCGAAGAGCCGGCGGCGGTGTAG